The genomic window tttcaaatcggaccttcAGTTGCTGAGATTGGCATGGTACAACAAAGTAATATGCTTTAGCACACTTGTGTATCTGCCATTTTCCAAAATAAGACAACTCCATAATCACCTATAACCATTCAAGATTCGCTAGAAGACACAATTTGCCACATCTAACCTgccataatttattaattattcaatacGCTATAGATTTTACctgccattttttttattatcatgacCGGGACTGTAAAGAGCCTTTATTTCGACAACATCatcagttaggtaggtacaccgTGATAGTGAGTGTTCctatattattatcatagtCGTGCACCAGTTGTCCATTAATGATAATGAAAGCGTTATAAATATAGTAATGCACATTGTGGATTATATTCTGGTGCAAGTTATAAGCAGAAACGACTTTTAATCAAAGAACCCACTTATTTTGCAGTTTTAGCAACTAAGTCACATTTAGTTCCTAGAAAAAGCAATTAtgttgaaacaaataaaagctatatatacaaatatgtcaattttattacaactaTCTTATTTCTGCTTCGTTAGCCAAGGTGTCTTCCTAAAATCGAAATTTTGAATTccgtagatttttttaattttattcatttacaaATGTAGACAGACCCGTTGGCTAAGAGGGCTGACCcatcattattttatatctatgattttattatatctacatATAATACCATAAGCCCTTTTTATCAGTAGATCGTTCGTAGGTCAGTGGACAATACTCATTAGCAATCCTCCCATAAAGAGACAATGGTGGTACCAGACTATATTTGGTAAATTGCTCATATATGAAATAAGTGTAGATTTCCTTCTTTTTCCATTCTTCCCagtcaacattttcaaaatactgTTTTCTGTCATGGAAATCTATTGGGTAGAACATTTTTGGATCATGTACTGCGATATCTGTAACAGGAAAATGGTTTCTAATATTAGATATTAATTGCTCTCCTGGACTAACTACAACGGGAAGGACTGGAAGGGTCACTGTTAAATCCCTGGGGCCTGATTCTGCTAATGTAATAATGTGATACTTAATTGGAATACAATGTtatctcaatagcagttttaagcTTAGCAGACATTCTGCTAACTGATATAAGACCGAGCGTATTTCAATGACATTTCATCATTGGTTtgatacgcttcaatcgtaattggatctcagttggatatcaatcgtgtgtcgcttaagtaaaattagctgAAGTATTCCATTAATGCGGATATGATGAACCCGTGGATGAACCCTATTATAACAGATACCTTGGCATACATTCGACGTCATCTGCTCCACTTGATCCGTGGTACACCACCTAGACAGCAAGTGAGTTAACGCAGATGGCGCGTTATAGCTCCAGAAATCCAGCTCCTTGTTTAATAATTCACTCTTTAAAAATCTGAGGAAAAAGCAAACGTATGTATAGGAACAGAGTTCAATGAACTACGAACGGCGAATAGACATGCTCGACTCAAAAGAACAATACACATACCCCATAGCGCCATTAGCTAGCTTCCTTCCGACTGTATCGTTGGAAAATGCAAACATATCTGCTGACAACGACGCTGGACTACTTTTAACTACCCAATTGGGCCGCAAATCTAAGTTCCTGGCCACAATCACATCGAAACTTAAATAAATCCCACTGTACTTATACAACGTCaggtatttcattattttcgacATTTGTGCGAACAATATATCATTATCAACACTAATGTTCGCTACAGTGGACTCTAGAGGTGTCCTACTTGCATAATCTGAAATGAGCACTCTTCTTAgtttcacatttttatatttatctagaaTTGTGCTGAGGCTGCCATTTCTTAAGGTGTCTTCTTCTATTGATGAAATGAATAGGACGTTAATTTGACGTTCAGGGTTTGTTTTAGCTGCCGACTCTATTGCACATGCTTGACGTGACGATAAATCAATCGTACAGGACGTGTGGTGGAAAAATATGGAGTTCAAAGGTATTTTCGTTTTCTCAGTTACGAGTTCAAGAACATCATTCTCCCTGGATACATGGCACGGTTCCTCGACTGCTTCCGTCTTCCACCACGTCCCATGTTCAACGTATTTATAGTTATATTTGCCATGTATATTCcaaaagtaccaaataaatgcaaaataaaaaattacagcGTACGGAATGAGaatgtaaaatttatatttgcacaTTATACGAAGAAgctgaaaatacatttttatgtactttgagTTTAATTTCACTATTATTCTTTAAAACAGTGTTAACATCGTGGCCGGATCGTTAATCATTTAATTACTTCTTAGCAAAATCGATAAGTACTGTTTATTGGTATAAAGTCGTAAAAATTTGCGGCCTAATAAGGGAAAAAGTAAATGAATTCGTACGTGTATCACATTCTTACTATATATATATTAGTTATCAAGCGCGAAAGTTATTGAACATGACGTGACtgtgtaacataatttatatttttttatatttttaggtagGCATCAGAATAATAATAGTGTTATTTTTTCTAGAGACCAAGAGTTTCCTCAAGAAGTAGGTAACACcgctagcggaagctagttttttttattttatttatatgaaaagtaCCAACCTATTTAAGTATTTTCCGCAGTATTGCATTTTGTAGGTAGCTGTAATGTCATGGACATAGAGTACGAAAAATCGCGTAAAGCGACCAATTAAAAATTGAGTTTTTCATCTGGACTGAAAATAATTGGAGTTTTCTTCGGAAATGAGAAATTAGCCATACGCAGCTACACCTTTTCAGATTACacagtataaaaaatacttaggtaggtactttcaaTAGTTCGGCAACAGTTAATCTTAATTTTTTCCTTAATATGGAACCAACGCGAAACAGAGAACTTGtgaattgaattattttattagagaTGTTGGGCGTGATTTTCGGTGAACGCTTGTAACTTAGAAGGCATGATGCAAACATATaaatcgctattttattgtCCACCCAACAGACGTGTAACATAATCCTACGACAGTGTCTGTCTTTAAATCATAGTTACAATCTGTATCGCAATCTCCTGTTATAACTAAAACGCGATCACTATCTAAATTCGATAATGTTCAGTTAAAAGTTTCCGTTTTCAAACTCTCGTGTTAATAACACGGGAAATGTTGAAATATGTACTCGTCTAAAAGTCAAAAGAAAAACTTCTTCATAAGAAAAAATGTGATCATATTGattacttttattgtttttagtggtataactatttattatgttaaccTGAAAAATGTGTCGAACACACAACCTTTTATCATGCACTTAGAAGCGGctgataataatatatcatGCCATTACGTGGATGAGGGCGATGCACTGCCGTCGGCTGAGGACGCAAGTTTTTCCCCGCGAGCTAACTCCATATTTTTTCACGAGACTTCATGTCGTGGCGGGCTGGACTCTCGTCAAGCTTGTGCCGTAGAGTCAGCAGCAAGAGCTCACCCGAGAAGACAAGTCTATGTGATGTTCAGTGCACCAGTCAGCGACTTCGTCTACCAAAGGAGCTGCATTGCAAAACTACGACAGTTGCCGAACGTGAAATTCGCTAGGGTGCACATTACTGACTACGCCAAAAAGACTCCTTTGGAAGCAATGGTAGAGAGCGAGCCTTTCAAAGCGAGCAAGTGGCGGGTGGAACATACTTCTGATGTCCTTAGATATTTAACTTTGTACAAGTGGGGAGGGGTGTATTTGGATACCGATATGATGGTTGTCAGATCTCTGACGCCTCTGGGACACAATTGGGCAGCAAAGGAAGACAGTGGCTTGGTGAATGCTGCAGCTATCGCTATTTCTATGGATCACTTGGGAAGAAAACTCGCTGATGCTATTATCAAGTAAGTTTTATGTCGAAAACTTGGGAATAGCAAATTGATAAGTTGATAGATATAAAATAGTACTAGCGTTTAGGATTAGAGGAATTTCTCAGGGTCTAGGTTACCCTAAGCTACTAATCCGAGAGACGCAGTTCGCGACATAATGTGAcgttatttaaatatgcaaCATGTTCATTTGTCATTAGGATAATAATGCTCAAAACACGATAAAGATAGGTAAAATAGAATAGAAACCTAATAACAATGCAAATAGTCATTCCGTTAACGTTGTCACGGTCAACGGTCATCACGTTGCAATCATCAATCATGCTGGTATTCCAGttcatgttaaatattttgccTCTCTGACGTCACCGATTTGATACCTCGCGTATCAATACCCACCCAATGCTGTGTGTCGCTGCAAAAGTTAACAACAGAACAAAAACctgagtgcctagtgcgagttttgcaagttaatttTTTCGATGCGAGGATTATCATACCATTAAATCACGTAGCACTTGTCttagaattgtttattttaataaatactgtcATCGGCACTTGGTCGTATTACACTGGAGCTCACTTTTGCGAGTGTAAACATTATTAACCGGCAAAATGAATGAAGATGTAATATCTAAATCATGTGACgtagcatacgactctttatTTCTATAGacttataattacgtatcgagttGCGAACGCTcacaaaactcggaatcagcactctgGTATACTCAGGCCCTTATTAATTCGGTGTGATTAATCTAAACtatgaaaaaatgtatttttttcaccaactactagaccgattttaaaaattctttctctgttggaaagctacactcttcccaagtaacataggctatattttatcccggtatagGCAGTAAtttcctcgggacgcgggtgaaaccgcgggaaaacggctttGATATTATACAGTAACCATGCCATCTGAGACATGAATCATGTAGATTGTACCCGAAAATTGGTAGTTAATCGATTTGACAcgataattaggtacctaccaattTATCGTATGAAATGGATTAATCTGTGTTGACAAGGTGCTGACTTAAAGAAATGTAGATATCCACGTACATAGAACATTCCACGTATACGTAGAGaggtaagtacttaggtacttatagaAACACGAGCGGTTTTATTTCAGAATCGATTATTCTGATTTCTGTGTTGACTAACTGTGACTGTGACTGTTACAATAACCGACCCATCCGTAaatttgcgattagagattgctTTTTGACATTAGCTCCGTATAAATTGTATTGAGTCGAACAATCTCTAATCGCGAAACAAAATAGATCAGTTCAACACACGTTCGTTAATAGAAATTACttagtataggtaggtacctacctatagaaaTACGAGGGTTTTGGTTTCAGCATCTTAAATCAATCTGAAAATTAATGATTACGAAAGCCagaaagtttgtttgaacgtttTACTGCACTTAACTGTCTATGCACCAGTGCCggatttatgtttttaatggGTGTAGGCTACTTTATTTCCGCCGCCCCATGTACAAACCTTACATTacaaatacctaataattttcCATAGGCCAAGGGTaccttttgttttacttttatctCCTGCAATCTGCCGCCCCTGTGACACGGCCTGTGCCTACATAAATCCAGAATGCACATAAATACcaatgacaaataaaaataaacatgataaGCCATACAGACAGATATAAATCGACATATCCTTTTCGTGTTCAACATTTAAAGATACTTAACTAATCCAATTGAACAATTAAACGTTATCGTGAGCGGCCTTCACaaagtcaatattatttttagttataattgTTTGAGATTTAGGTATGTGATAAATAGTTAGGtataaattaaactttgttCCTTCAACTTGTGGGCAAGTTGTCGGCTTATAAATAGCTTTTAAATAGCACATTGCTAATTTTTTCAGTCGGGCCGGCACGCCCGGCACCTACTttttactcatattttttacaaagattATGATGCCGCTAGCTAGGTATCAAAATgttaagaaacaaataaaagtttataacGTAGTACTTACCTTCTAATTAAACTCACATTATTTGcatttgaaattaaacaaagactttttgaaaatgtaaaagatATTGAACAAAACGGCGCCAAACTTTGTTTCAAATTGTTTTCCCTCGCTCGATCTTCTAGGCAAATTCAATGGTTgaagaaatgttatttttgaagAACTTTGTTGAATTGACTGGAGTCCAAAACGAAAGGAAGGTGTTTtcataaattacaaaacaagcTTTAGTTTAAAAGAactaataaatatgttattgcTATCTTTCCCGTGATTTTAGTCGTGTCCTGTAgaaattatttcaacaaaacaaactcttcagctctattaatgtttttttaaataattaaaagccttaggtacattatttattgtacaaaagCGGCCCTCAGACTATCAATTAAACTGTGcaatacgtacctacctattattgtGTGACACACAGTTTAccgtatgaaaaatatttctttcacaATGAGATTGTAGGTTTAGattaaaggagattgggcaagaatgtatgaagtttggtccaaatgtccaccacgaacgagacctatataattaaatagtccacttaatttagagtaacttttactaagaaagtaaaaaaaaaacaatgccaaaaaaaagttttagccaaaaatgtattcttcattttcggtagtttttgtatgttatcattattattttttatttttttccacttccatttccgcactttatctaaaactaagatgagtaagacacatttgcaaataaaaagcccatatttttttgcccgatggatgtacgaatcactaaccaattgaggcgccagaagtgcttgaatatactcagcggtgcctggatctaagaaaagttcgatgtaactggtggtgtcttctctctaataatgaacaattctattttgtcagaagtataaaaatcgaacatcacgaaaagtaattgaaaaaatctataaaatgttttatttgattttgctataacttttttctggcattatatttttttctactttcataacaaaaaatgttctatatttaacgggctatctagccatataggtctcgttcgtggtggacatttggaccggaatcgcccattgtccttttaatatatattaaaatttcatgACTTGACTAGGTATATACCTGCCTAGTCAACTCATGAGTATAGGTAATTACATATTAGGTATCTATACCGGTGCGATGATAAAGTGAATAATTTAtctcttttaattatttctttcagTGAGGTTAAAACAACCTACAGACCAGATATCTGGATACATAATGGTCCCGGTGCCATAACGAGAGTGCTCCACAAACTCTGCGACACTCCTAACTTAGAAGATTGGTCAGCGAACACGTGTCAAGGTTGGTAGTCTAGTACAATCTCAACATTTTTTCAGCCTTCCCCAAGGATAAAAACCTTATTCGAAGCTATGGTTGTTTTGTATCAATTATTCTGCCATCTTATATTTTCAGGTCTCGAAGTGTACGGCCCAGAATATTTCTATCCGCTTCATTATTCAAGGAAGGATGAATATTTCAAAACAGGAGAGTTGCATAACGTTGACAATGCCTACACTCATCATTTCTGGAACAAACTAACTTTCAATATGGAAATAGAGAAAGATTCGCCGTATGCGAAGATGGCTCAGGAGCATTGTCCAACAATATACGAGATGTACGGAGAAGAATTTGGATCGTAGGAAATTTTAGTGTCCACCTTCGGTTtcagagatattttttgtacctacGTCCTTTTATACGTGTTCAATAAAACTCGATAAAAACATAGAAACATATAGAAACATAGACTTTTTTGGTTGCATTACTTATTTCGTactgtataatatgtatttaagacTTCGTAAGACCTAATCTATGATCCTAAAAAAACTTTCTACAGTGACTGGAGGTTTAGTCAATGGTTTAGTCCTAAGTTCGATGGGTTAGTCATAGACAAAGATCACCATCACAAACCTAAGGCGCCGGTGGCGACAACTCTATTACTCTAtcaatgtctgtctgtcaatGTGTGGCTCTATGGTCTGGCtgttagtaaacaaatataaaaatcgttttttaaagaaaacaagttGAAACGAAACAAAATATCATGT from Helicoverpa armigera isolate CAAS_96S chromosome 2, ASM3070526v1, whole genome shotgun sequence includes these protein-coding regions:
- the LOC110376528 gene encoding lactosylceramide 4-alpha-galactosyltransferase translates to MYSSKSQKKNFFIRKNVIILITFIVFSGITIYYVNLKNVSNTQPFIMHLEAADNNISCHYVDEGDALPSAEDASFSPRANSIFFHETSCRGGLDSRQACAVESAARAHPRRQVYVMFSAPVSDFVYQRSCIAKLRQLPNVKFARVHITDYAKKTPLEAMVESEPFKASKWRVEHTSDVLRYLTLYKWGGVYLDTDMMVVRSLTPLGHNWAAKEDSGLVNAAAIAISMDHLGRKLADAIINEVKTTYRPDIWIHNGPGAITRVLHKLCDTPNLEDWSANTCQGLEVYGPEYFYPLHYSRKDEYFKTGELHNVDNAYTHHFWNKLTFNMEIEKDSPYAKMAQEHCPTIYEMYGEEFGS